In Lotus japonicus ecotype B-129 chromosome 5, LjGifu_v1.2, one genomic interval encodes:
- the LOC130719666 gene encoding uncharacterized protein LOC130719666 → MAWFTTLPRGSITNFRDFSSKFLVQFSASKTKQVTIEDLYNVRQSEGETLKQYVKRFSAASVKIEESELHACARAFKNGLQPWKLNRKLSRKTARSMEEIRARANTYILDEEDDAFKRRRAKKEKDGEQRDASPEGKQSKEREEGNKRRDRKMRAGEKAVKEPLYPKRENFERHRPWHQADSRRREESGKSLNAHLTELLREVKATNAVEEGEKETDPPRAALDKTKWCEYHRSAGHDTGDCFTLKNQIERLIWAGRSQMNDRSDRWNGERQQGNRYRGGRQQDDRKRDDRRRTPTTDKKETLATRKKGAEETFNKDLESPVGTINTIAGGFGGGGDTASARRRHVRAVTLVQQYETPFGFQYQDIVISSTDFEGIKTHKDDPVVVMIRINSFNVRRVLLDQGSSADIIYGDAFDQLGLTDKDLMPYTGILVGFSGEQVWVRGYIDLGTIFGVDENAKLLRVRYLVLQVVAPYNVIIGRNTLNRLCAVISTAHLAVKYPLMCGRVRKIVVDQRRARECYNKCLNLYGRKGAGEGHMCHEVEVIQGNQD, encoded by the coding sequence atggcgtggttcacaactctaCCCCGAGGATCGATCACGAATTTTCGTGATTTCTCATCAAAGTTCCTCGTCCAGTTTTCCGCCAGTAAAACCAAGCAGGTTACAATTGAGGATCTGTACAATGTCCGCCAGTCTGAGGGTGAGACTTTGAAGCAGTACGTGAAACGATTCAGCGCGGCGTCCGTCAAGATTGAGGAATCAGAGCTACATGCTTGTGCGCGTGCCTTCAAGAACGGGTTGCAGCCATGGAAGCTGAATAGAAAATTGAGCCGTAAGACAGCTCGGTCCATGGAAGAGATCCGCGCGCGAGCGAACACCTACATTctggacgaggaggatgatgctttcaagCGAAGGCGCGCGAAAAAGGAGAAGGATGGCGAACAGAGGGACGCATCGCCAGAAGGAAAACAGAGTAAGGAGAGAGAGGAGGGCAATAAGAGGCGAGATAGGAAAATGAGGGCAGGGGAAAAGGCTGTGAAGGAGCCATTGTACCCTAAGAGGGAAAACTTCGAGCGCCACAGACCGTGGCATCAGGCTGACTCTCGTCGGCGAGAGGAGTCAGGGAAGAGTCTAAATGCACATTTGACGGAGCTACTCCGTGAGGTCAAGGCGACCAAcgcagttgaggaaggcgaGAAGGAGACCGACCCGCCTCGAGCGGCGTTGGATAAAacaaagtggtgcgagtatcatcgCTCAGCAGGCCATGACACGGGGGattgctttacactgaaaaacCAAATTGAGAGACTCATTTGGGCGGGGCGATCGCAGATGAATGACCGCAGCGATCGGTGGAATGGAGAACGACAGCAGGGAAACCGGTACAGAGGAGGTCGCCAGCAGGACGACCGCAAGAGGGATGACCGCCGCCGTACGCCAACCactgacaaaaaggaaacactggcgacaaggaagaagggggcgGAAGAAACCTTTAATAAGGATCTTGAGTCGCCAGTTGGAACAATAAACACAATCGCGGGTGGCTTTGGTGGAGGCGGAGACACGGCCTCAGCGAGGCGAAGGCACGTAAGAGCAGTGACATTAGTGCAACAGTATGAGACCCCATTTGGTTTTCAATATCAAGATATTGTGATATCATCCACGGATTTCGAggggatcaaaacacacaaggaTGATCCTGTGGTTGTGATGATAAGGATCAACAGTTTCAATGTGCGGCGAGTTCTCTTAGACCAGGGGAGCTCTGCTGACATTATCTACGGCGATGCATTTGATCAGTTGGGACTTACGGACAAAGATTTGATGCCTTACACAGGAATATTGGTAGGCTTCTCGGGCGAGCAAGTCTGGGTACGCGGATATATAGATTTGGGCACAATTTTTGGTGTCGACGAAAACGCCAAGCTCCTCCGCGTAAGGTATCTTGTGTTGCAGGTCGTGGCGCCatacaacgtcatcattggaaGGAACACGCTCAATCGCCTCTGCGCGGTGATTTCAACAGCTCACCTGGCAGTAAAATATCCGCTGATGTGCGGAAGAGTGAGAAAGATTGTGGTTGATCAGAGGAGGGCGAGAGAATGTTATAACAAGTGTCTCAATCTGTATGGGAGAAAGGGGGCTGGCGAGGGACACATGTGTCATGAGGTTGAGGTCATCCAAGGTAATCAAGACTGA